The following coding sequences lie in one Hippoglossus hippoglossus isolate fHipHip1 chromosome 14, fHipHip1.pri, whole genome shotgun sequence genomic window:
- the LOC117773857 gene encoding reticulon-4 receptor-like 1, producing MFSRGYGGVELLLVLCGLDLSLPCPHHCICYTSPSTVSCQAHNFHAVPEGIPAQSERVFLQNNKIQRLLRGHFSPTTTMLWLYSNNISYIQPSTFHGFDRLEELDLGDNRHLKAIASDTFQGLGRLHALHLYHCGLISLPQGIFSGLNNLQYLYLQDNQLEFLEDDLFIDLLNLSHLFLHGNKLWSLRQNTFRGLGVLDRLLLHQNRIQWVDRQAFHDLRRLTTLYLFNNSLTELSGSSMTLLPALEYLRLNDNPWECDCKALSLWDWLRRFRGSTSTLMCVSPPELAEKDLKTLKKEELPSCLPSEGHGAPDREMDHGESLNHLNRHRNHHNHHQRPYLPHGDQYSLPSPSPLPRPPKGSRRNCTRRGRKAKGGLNEVQVLLEGDEKDYTPDGGKFDLSGTGRRKNKCTLRTSVGPPSGVQRANNRAGSHLSDFIICFSSALLLSLSSVILR from the exons gtTACGGTGGGGTGGAGTTACTGTTAGTGCTGTGTGGCCTAGATCTGTCGCTGCCCTGCCCTCACCACTGCATCTGCTACACTTCACCTAGCACCGTCTCCTGCCAGGCCCACAACTTCCATGCCGTGCCCGAGGGCATCCCCGCCCAGAGCGAGCGGGTCTTCCTGCAGAACAACAAGATCCAGCGGCTGCTCCGCGGCCACTTctcacccaccaccaccatgttgTGGCTTTACTCCAACAACATCTCCTACATACAACCCTCCACCTTCCACGGCTTCGACCGCTTGGAGGAGCTCGACCTCGGGGACAACAGGCACCTGAAGGCCATCGCTTCAGACACCTTCCAGGGCCTGGGGCGGCTCCACGCCCTGCACCTATACCACTGTGGTCTGATCAGCCTGCCACAAGGGATCTTTTCGGGCCTGAATAATCTCCAGTATCTCTACCTACAG GACAACCAGTTAGAGTTTCTGGAGGATGACCTGTTCATCGACCTACTGAACCTCAGTCATCTCTTCTTGCATGGCAATAAACTGTGGAGCCTTCGCCAGAACACCTTCCGTGGTCTGGGGGTCTTAGACCGTCTACTTCTCCACCAGAACCGAATCCAGTGGGTTGACCGCCAGGCTTTCCATGACCTGCGACGCCTCACCACCCTGTACCTGTTTAATAACTCCTTGACGGAGCTCTCTGGTTCCAGCATGACTCTGCTGCCAGCACTAGAGTACCTACGGCTTAATGACAACCCCTGGGAGTGTGACTGCAAGGCCCTGTCGCTGTGGGATTGGCTGCGGAGGTTCAGAGGTTCGACCTCCACTCTGATGTGTGTTTCACCACCGGAGCTGGCAGAGAAGGacctgaaaacactgaagaaggAGGAGCTGCCCAGTTGCTTGCCAAGCGAGGGTCATGGTGCCCCAGATAGGGAGATGGATCATGGAGAGTCTTTGAACCACTTGAATCGTCACAGAAACCATCATAACCACCATCAGCGGCCGTACTTGCCCCACGGGGACCAATACAGCTTGCCTTCACCTTCACCCCTGCCACGGCCGCCAAAGGGAAGCCGCAGAAACTGTACCCGCCGGGGTCGCAAGGCAAAAGGGGGTCTCAACGAGGTACAGGTACTACTGGAGGGGGATGAGAAAGACTATACTCCAGACGGGGGTAAATTTGACCTGTCTGGAACTGGACGGAGGAAGAACAAGTGCACCCTCAGGACTTCTGTCGGCCCACCAAGTGGGGTCCAGAGAGCTAATAATAGAGCAGGGTCACACCTTTCAGATTTTATTATCTGTTTCTCATCAGCCCTGCTGCTGTCGCTCAGCTCTGTGATCCTACGCTGA